TTGGTATTCATTCTTGACAGGCTTCAAAagtatttgttatttttggttcatttgattttttttttcttatcctATCTTCCGTTTGATGGAATTTGATCGTTTTTACTTAATCTACTTCCAGGAAAGACACTTATGGGGTATTCTCTGAACCAGTAGATCCTGAAGAGGtgcattttgtttttcattctaGCATAAATCTAGCTTACTGAAAAGTGAAATCCCTGTTCCTGATATAATATTGGATTGGATACAGCTTCCAGATTACCATGACATTATTGCACACCCAATGGACTTTTTGACAGTCAGGAAAAAACTTGATAAGGGAGCTTATACTACCTTGGAACAATTTGAGGTTTGTTTTGCAAGCATTCTCTTTGCTAATGTGGATACAATGTTCATCTATCTGTCTACCCTCAGACATGGTGGAGAGGGAAGGCCGAGTAAGTTGTTTGACTGCATTGCCGTCAATGTTGATTAAGTTTTTGATGATGTTTTCTGGATTTCTCTGGTTGATTTGTGTGTTTTTGTAGAAAATGTATATGCTGAGTCAAGTTTGTGTTGTCAATCAAGCAAGTCCCTGTTGAATACCGGAGGCATGCTATGTCTTTTCAGAATACTGTAGTAATGTTGTTGGCTATGATGTTTTAGTTGTTCATTTTGAGTGCAGTTGTTTGGGATGGCATTTTGGTCTCTTATGTCTGAAAGGTTCTTTAATTTGGTTTGAGGGGATAATTAATTGTTCTACTTGcctttgtttttaatgtttatacgatattgaatttaattggtACTGCCAATGATTTGCCCATGATTTGTGGAATTTGATTGCAGAACTTGTTTTGTTTAGCTTGGGATCATACAGCGTACTCTTCCCTAGCAGACAACTATATATGCTGTGAGTTGCTTTTTGAGGTTAACTGAGAAGATGAAAATCCTAATGAAATGATTTTCAAGTTTGTATGAATGCTCTGGACTCGTCCAGTGAGGATAGTCTGTACAAGCATGTTGTAACAGAACTTTGTTTTAGGCGATTTAGTTTCCTGCATATGGTTTTCTGGCTATAATCTTGATGTTTCTAGGACTGCAACTGAAATTTGTAAGTTTATTTGTGCAGAGAGATGTTTTTCTAATATGCTCGAATGCAATGCAGTATAATGCACCAGATACAATTTACTTTCGACAGGTTTGTCGAGGTCTCAATTGTATTAACTCCTTCATTATGATACTCTGGTTTCTGTTATATTAAACATCTGGATTGGTTGGGTAGGCACGATCAATGCAAGAGCTGGCCAAAAAGGACTTTGAGAATTTGAGGCAAGATAGTGATGAAGGTGAACCACAACTGAAAGTTGTGAGGAGAGGAAGGTCACCTGAAAAGAGCCTCAAAAAGTCGTTAGTTTCAGCATCATCTATTGACCATGTTGGTTCTGAGTACTCTGATGCAACTCTAGCTGCTGGACGATATACTTCCAGCCTTTCCAACACTTACAATTCCCACAAGCTACGGCCTGCTGATACATTCATCAGGTCCTCCTGGGGTTCTCCTAGCAAAGAAAATCATGCCATTTGTTTGTCTGAATGGGAGAATGAATTTCCAGGTTTGGTATTTTTCTGACTTCATATAAATATCCTTGAGTCTTTAAACTTTTTGATGTGAAATGTTAACtacatattttctatatttcatATTGAGctatttttctctcattttgtAGCTTCTGTTGTGAGGGCTGTGATGAAGTTTGGGATGAAACATTTTGCAGTAGATGAGAACGGGCGTGACACCTACAACCACTCATCGACTTCTGGACATGAGCAACGTACCTTTTCCACCTTGGTTGGAGAATTGAAGCAACTAATTCCGGTGTGTTTTATGTTTGTATAATGGCAATAACAGTTATTAATGCATTAGTTAGAAGATTATTGTATGAGCTGTATAGCTGGAATGTATGATCGACCTTAGACTCATTGAGTGCAGGTAAGGAATCCTAAactttttgtttattaataaaCTGCATACAAAAGTTGTGGTGCAGGTAGGTTTCCGCTggtaatttgatatgtttatatatctAGCCAAAAGGGTGTTTGAATATTCTGACAACTAGTGTTTATGAGGGAACAATACAAAACTATCCAGATCAGTGGCAGAATAGAATGCTCAATCCCTTATATTGACTAATTCTTTTTATCTCCCTcgattttattttggtcaattGTATTGTTTATCAGGCTGGTTTGACTGCAGAAAATGGTAACCCTTTTTTCCCCTTTCATTGTCTATCAGGTTGGTTTAAGTGCAGAAAATGGTTATGCTACAAGCTTGGCACGTTTTGCTGCAATTCTTGGACCAGTTGTTTGGAAAATTGCTACAAGGAAAATTGAAAGTGTTTTGCCTAGTGGACTCAAGTTTGGTCCTGGATGGGTTGTAGAAAATAGGACAGTTGAGCAGCCACAATGTTCCTTTTCTGATAAGCAGAGATCTCCGAATTCTCTATCTGATAACCCTCCTGGCAGACTTTTATCTACAGCTACTTCTGGTTCAAACTCCATTGCGGCAAGTAGATTTCCTTTACAAGGTAGAGAAGACATGGAAGCTGTTAGAGGCCTAACTTCTCAAAATGACTCGACTTTGGAACCTTCTCATCAGTTTCAGCAAAGTCTTGTACTGCACTCAGGTATCAATGGTTCTATTGGTGGGTCTGGGTTTGGGTATTCCTCTCAAACGGAGTTGGTAACACAGTGTGTAAATTCCTTGTCTGAAGAGACTTCAGTGCCAACTCCAACGCACGTCATGGTTTTGGGTGCTAGTGATTTTCTTCCAAAAGAGGCCAAGTTGGCGGATAGTTCAACCGCTTTACATTCTGGAAATGCAATGGCTGTGGAGCCTGAAATGGTGTCACATGCGGTGGCAACTAATGTCGGGCTTCAGTGGAGTTCCTATAATGAACCGAATTTCCTTCCATTTGCTCCTGATCTTAATGTGAGATTTCTGGCGCCGGGGTCACCTAGTTCTAGTGATCCAATTTGTTCACCCCAGCGCCCATATTTAGCATTGCAGCTCAAATAATTAGCAAACACTATTTCCATATGATGTGGCTTGTTTGTGCTAATTGTATTATTAGGTCTACGCCTGCATACGAATGTTAAGCTTTGGTCGAATTTACTTACTACATTCTTCATTGGAAGGTCCGTTGAGTTCCTCGGAAGTCATAGGATCAGGTTTTACACCATTTAGACTCTTCTTCTCCAAACAATTCCCACATACATCATGCAATGTGATTAAGCCTTCAATTTTTAGCGGACTACCCTTATGTAAGCTATTATATTGCACCACAATTATAGCATGTGCTATTAAGGATTTTGCTTACACCATTCCAACGAAGGAAGCTTCCATTTAAATTGTGTTAGGATTTAATGCCATAAATGTACTTTTATTCGTCATttgtatttgtaattatttgagcaaattaatataaatagaattacattatttatattaatatcgTTTGTATTGGTTCTAGACCTTGATAGTTTTTGCACATAAAATAAGATGTAAGTAAAACTCACTGATTTCGTAATGTTGTATTACATGGCAGGACCATAATGGAAGAAATCAACTTgccatggatttaatgaattgagatttaattgtttaatggtcaaatggaaaatttatttttgaccactctaaaaaattaatcatgcaatttaaaccattttaaCTCAAGTTTTTAGCTGAGCCctccaaatattttaattttaagggtCATATTTGTTGATGACGCATTGAATGCACTAGTTTTCTCTACCGAGATTCTCTTTCTGCAGAGGCTTTCACTAAAttctatttcttaatttttttgtaaatgaaaataatatatacatacataatatgCTGAGAGCATAT
This sequence is a window from Gossypium raimondii isolate GPD5lz chromosome 5, ASM2569854v1, whole genome shotgun sequence. Protein-coding genes within it:
- the LOC105768776 gene encoding uncharacterized protein LOC105768776, whose product is MGGDIGGEIAAETMKKRKKKGRPSLLELQKRSLKQQRLQEPQQPQLLLQNTPNSSINSNRRSTRRHANLNGGSPVSGSTSGGDDDDDDDRLQKKHKPLLGFNSSRTDQHYPIPSALNSASYGSDSNADDDDPDASLKRHKFTTVKPGSDQMGEKLSKVTDTLHESPVESGPTPLTPLPDKKLLVFILDRLQKKDTYGVFSEPVDPEELPDYHDIIAHPMDFLTVRKKLDKGAYTTLEQFERDVFLICSNAMQYNAPDTIYFRQARSMQELAKKDFENLRQDSDEGEPQLKVVRRGRSPEKSLKKSLVSASSIDHVGSEYSDATLAAGRYTSSLSNTYNSHKLRPADTFIRSSWGSPSKENHAICLSEWENEFPASVVRAVMKFGMKHFAVDENGRDTYNHSSTSGHEQRTFSTLVGELKQLIPVGLSAENGYATSLARFAAILGPVVWKIATRKIESVLPSGLKFGPGWVVENRTVEQPQCSFSDKQRSPNSLSDNPPGRLLSTATSGSNSIAASRFPLQGREDMEAVRGLTSQNDSTLEPSHQFQQSLVLHSGINGSIGGSGFGYSSQTELVTQCVNSLSEETSVPTPTHVMVLGASDFLPKEAKLADSSTALHSGNAMAVEPEMVSHAVATNVGLQWSSYNEPNFLPFAPDLNVRFLAPGSPSSSDPICSPQRPYLALQLK